Proteins found in one Litorihabitans aurantiacus genomic segment:
- the mtrB gene encoding MtrAB system histidine kinase MtrB, which translates to MTSPGQARTAASEVASTPASTARPPGPVARTRRWWRRSAVRRRSLRLRAAWGRSLRLRVLAVTTVVGILALVLISAYLSERVRDTLYEQRVQEALSDAATRTGLVQQQFDASTASTPAQVQTVVNDIVRRTQSSGSGAVGTMLRRSPGDTGSTSLLPFTFGTAVELSGQLRASVGETGTQHWQAVELDLADGAAPGIVVGSVVSPPVVGPYELYFVYSLQNEENTVVLIQQTLALAALALLGLLAAMALYLTRQVLGPVQLAARSAERLAAGHLDERMTTRGRDELALLGRSFNEMADSLQEQFERLAGLSALQQQFVSDVSHELRTPLTTIRMASEMLYDARRDFDPVTRRSAELLHTQVDRFEALLADLLEISRFDAGAAILDVEHLDVRTVVRRAVDLAAPLAERSGTSLAVEMPPEACRADIDPRRVERVLRNLLANAIEHAEGRGIEVVVVADPRAVSISVIDHGVGMTARQTEQVFDRFWRADPSRARTLGGTGLGLAISLEDARLHAGDLEAWGSPGVGATFRLTLPRRAGVTITHSPGPLARTEAEPEAPNELLGPSPASVPGLDGVLAAERTIEEVR; encoded by the coding sequence GTGACCTCGCCGGGCCAGGCGCGGACCGCGGCGTCGGAGGTGGCGAGCACCCCGGCGTCGACCGCGCGCCCGCCCGGCCCGGTGGCCCGCACGCGCCGCTGGTGGCGCCGCAGCGCGGTGCGCCGCCGGTCGTTGCGCCTGCGCGCGGCGTGGGGTCGCTCCCTGCGGCTGCGCGTGCTCGCGGTCACGACCGTCGTCGGCATTCTCGCCCTCGTCCTGATCAGCGCCTACCTGTCCGAGCGCGTCCGGGACACGCTGTACGAGCAGCGGGTGCAGGAGGCGCTCTCGGACGCCGCCACGCGCACGGGACTCGTGCAGCAGCAGTTCGACGCCTCCACGGCCTCGACGCCGGCGCAGGTGCAGACGGTCGTCAACGACATCGTCCGACGCACCCAGAGCTCCGGCTCGGGCGCCGTCGGCACGATGCTTCGCCGCAGCCCGGGCGACACCGGCAGCACCTCGCTGCTGCCGTTCACGTTCGGGACCGCGGTCGAGCTGTCCGGCCAGCTGCGCGCGAGCGTGGGGGAGACCGGGACGCAGCACTGGCAGGCGGTCGAGCTCGATCTGGCCGACGGCGCGGCGCCCGGGATCGTGGTCGGCTCCGTCGTCTCCCCGCCGGTCGTGGGTCCCTACGAGCTCTACTTCGTCTACAGCCTGCAGAACGAGGAGAACACCGTCGTCCTCATCCAGCAGACGCTCGCCCTGGCGGCGCTCGCGCTGCTCGGACTGCTGGCGGCGATGGCCCTCTACCTCACGCGGCAGGTGCTCGGACCGGTGCAGCTCGCGGCGCGCTCGGCCGAGCGGCTGGCCGCCGGGCACCTCGACGAGCGCATGACCACGCGAGGGCGTGACGAGCTGGCGCTGCTGGGCCGCAGCTTCAACGAGATGGCCGACAGCCTCCAGGAGCAGTTCGAGCGGCTCGCCGGGCTCTCGGCGCTGCAGCAGCAGTTCGTGTCCGACGTCAGCCACGAGCTGCGCACCCCGCTGACCACCATCCGGATGGCCTCGGAGATGCTCTACGACGCGCGGCGAGACTTCGATCCCGTCACGCGTCGTTCGGCCGAGCTGCTGCACACCCAGGTCGACCGGTTCGAGGCGCTGCTCGCCGACCTGCTGGAGATCTCGCGGTTCGACGCCGGGGCGGCGATCCTCGACGTCGAGCACCTCGACGTGCGCACCGTGGTGCGCCGCGCCGTCGACCTCGCGGCGCCGCTGGCGGAGCGCAGCGGCACGAGCCTGGCGGTCGAGATGCCGCCCGAGGCGTGCCGCGCCGACATCGACCCTCGCCGGGTCGAGCGCGTCCTGCGCAACCTGCTGGCCAACGCCATCGAGCACGCCGAGGGCCGGGGGATCGAGGTCGTCGTGGTCGCGGACCCGCGTGCGGTGTCCATCAGCGTGATCGACCACGGGGTCGGGATGACGGCGCGGCAGACCGAGCAGGTCTTCGACCGGTTCTGGCGTGCGGACCCCTCGCGCGCCCGCACGCTGGGCGGGACGGGGCTCGGACTCGCGATCTCGCTCGAGGACGCCCGGCTGCACGCCGGTGACCTCGAGGCGTGGGGCAGCCCGGGCGTCGGGGCCACGTTCCGCCTGACGCTCCCACGCCGCGCGGGTGTGACCATCACCCACTCCCCGGGTCCCCTCGCGCGGACCGAGGCGGAGCCCGAGGCACCCAACGAGCTGCTGGGTCCGTCGCCGGCGAGCGTCCCGGGGCTCGACGGCGTGCTCGCCGCGGAGCGCACGATCGAGGAGGTCCGATGA
- a CDS encoding LpqB family beta-propeller domain-containing protein, translated as MRLGVEAVADVDQRGVYTATTSATASELTYELVRVDGQWRIDSLPSGLLLSEVAFGNVFRSAPVMFLTPDGGSLVPDVRFVPTRNAVSYALDRLLTGPADWLAPAVTTRAGSGITLEQPGAGVTVEDGSQVAEVRLTGAGDLDEVGRTQLYAQVDATLRSITGVSGVSLWLDGNPFEPGADLPRPTRADDVVPDRLVGLADGELVVVTDGVVEPYVGSGDEADGDGVPTDPSDPGDATDPSGADAAGAATPSSGATATPTPPATASPPPPLPPGLSRPAPAYREQDGVAVLQDGDRLLHVSPSGAVSVLATGRDLLAPTQDRWGWILTGEHDNEGELTAVRPDGTTVAVEADPLVGHVVQVRLSRDGTRAAVTTEREGLTRVRVVALVRDRDGVPLRVVDGPVLLDDLAAGYGAVWVSGSEVAVLAATEEGAVPGVRSALVTGPVSQVSTTTQAVAIAGGNGLGELVLSTADGRLLGRVSLRWEELAAGVTDPAYPG; from the coding sequence GTGCGCCTCGGGGTCGAGGCCGTGGCCGACGTCGACCAGCGGGGCGTCTACACCGCCACGACGTCGGCGACCGCCTCGGAGCTCACCTACGAGCTCGTGCGCGTGGACGGGCAGTGGCGCATCGACTCGCTGCCGAGCGGGCTGCTCCTGTCGGAGGTCGCGTTCGGCAACGTGTTCCGCTCGGCCCCGGTCATGTTCCTCACCCCCGACGGCGGCTCCCTCGTGCCGGACGTCCGGTTCGTCCCCACGCGCAACGCCGTCTCCTACGCGCTCGATCGCCTGCTCACGGGGCCGGCGGACTGGCTCGCGCCGGCGGTCACGACCAGGGCGGGGTCCGGCATCACTCTCGAGCAGCCCGGTGCCGGTGTCACGGTCGAGGACGGGAGCCAGGTCGCCGAGGTGCGGCTGACCGGCGCCGGCGACCTCGACGAGGTCGGCCGGACGCAGCTGTACGCCCAGGTGGACGCGACGCTGCGCTCGATCACGGGGGTGAGCGGCGTGTCGCTGTGGCTGGACGGCAACCCGTTCGAGCCCGGGGCGGACCTCCCGCGGCCCACGCGTGCCGACGACGTCGTGCCGGACCGGCTGGTGGGGCTCGCCGACGGCGAGCTGGTCGTGGTCACCGACGGGGTCGTGGAGCCGTACGTCGGGAGCGGGGACGAGGCGGACGGCGACGGCGTGCCGACCGACCCCTCCGATCCGGGCGACGCGACCGACCCGTCCGGCGCGGACGCTGCCGGTGCGGCCACGCCGTCGTCCGGGGCGACGGCCACCCCGACCCCGCCCGCGACCGCGTCGCCCCCGCCACCCCTGCCGCCGGGACTCTCGCGACCCGCGCCCGCCTACCGCGAGCAGGACGGGGTCGCGGTGCTCCAGGACGGCGACCGGCTGCTGCACGTCTCGCCGTCCGGCGCCGTCTCGGTGCTGGCCACCGGGCGCGACCTCCTGGCGCCGACGCAGGACCGCTGGGGCTGGATCCTCACCGGCGAGCACGACAACGAGGGCGAGCTGACGGCGGTGCGTCCCGACGGCACCACCGTGGCGGTCGAGGCGGACCCCCTGGTGGGACACGTCGTCCAGGTGCGACTCTCCCGCGACGGCACGCGGGCCGCGGTCACGACCGAGCGCGAGGGACTGACGCGCGTGCGGGTCGTCGCCCTCGTGCGGGATCGCGACGGCGTCCCGCTGCGGGTCGTGGACGGCCCCGTCCTCCTGGACGACCTCGCGGCCGGCTACGGCGCGGTGTGGGTCTCCGGGTCGGAGGTCGCGGTGCTGGCCGCCACCGAGGAGGGCGCCGTGCCGGGTGTGCGGTCGGCGCTCGTCACCGGGCCCGTGTCCCAGGTGTCCACGACGACGCAGGCCGTCGCCATCGCCGGGGGGAACGGCCTGGGGGAGCTCGTCCTGTCCACGGCCGACGGACGACTGCTCGGGCGTGTGTCGCTGCGGTGGGAGGAGCTCGCTGCCGGGGTCACCGATCCCGCCTACCCGGGCTGA
- a CDS encoding phosphoribosyltransferase family protein — MSALRRRGAAPHHAAGSRRARGGRRSAPARRGAGRGPGVGARIDLTGRVVLLVDDVLTTGATLSRCVAAVRAAGGAPVGAVVLAAAGSVSVAGARIRVPGTPSRAAVGPPPVAPRRSRVH, encoded by the coding sequence GTGAGCGCGCTCCGGCGGCGCGGGGCGGCACCGCACCACGCGGCCGGCTCCCGGAGGGCGCGGGGCGGACGACGGTCCGCGCCGGCGCGGCGCGGCGCGGGGCGAGGCCCCGGCGTCGGCGCGCGGATCGATCTGACGGGACGGGTGGTGCTGCTCGTCGACGACGTCCTGACCACGGGCGCCACGCTGTCGCGGTGCGTCGCGGCCGTACGGGCCGCGGGCGGCGCGCCGGTGGGTGCGGTCGTCCTGGCGGCCGCCGGCTCGGTGAGCGTCGCGGGGGCGCGGATCAGGGTGCCCGGGACGCCGTCCCGGGCAGCGGTCGGTCCGCCACCGGTCGCGCCGCGGCGCTCCCGCGTGCACTAA
- the hpf gene encoding ribosome hibernation-promoting factor, HPF/YfiA family — protein MEIVVVGRHTEVAPRFRKHVEDKLSKVTQLAPYAQRVDVEISHEPNPRQAASSERIELTVRDRGPVVRAEASASDRYAALDVATTKLIERLRRSHDRRKGKAARREGKAPVAAEEALAALDAAIAPAPQEAPEQDVNTAPTEPDVAVEAQLGDSPVVVRQKVHRTSPVSVEDAIDEMELAGHPFYLFIDAETRQPAVVYHRHGWTYGVIRLDAEAAPTS, from the coding sequence ATGGAAATCGTCGTTGTCGGTCGGCACACCGAGGTCGCACCCCGGTTCCGCAAGCACGTCGAGGACAAGCTGTCCAAGGTCACCCAGCTCGCGCCGTACGCGCAGCGGGTCGACGTCGAGATCAGCCACGAGCCCAACCCGAGGCAGGCCGCCTCCAGCGAGCGCATCGAGCTCACCGTCCGGGACAGGGGACCGGTGGTCCGCGCCGAGGCCAGCGCCTCCGACCGCTACGCGGCGCTCGACGTCGCGACGACGAAGCTCATCGAGCGGCTGCGGCGCTCGCACGACCGTCGCAAGGGCAAGGCGGCCCGCCGCGAGGGCAAGGCCCCGGTCGCGGCCGAGGAGGCGCTCGCGGCGCTCGACGCGGCGATCGCGCCGGCGCCCCAGGAGGCGCCCGAGCAGGACGTGAACACGGCACCGACGGAGCCGGACGTCGCGGTGGAGGCCCAGCTGGGGGACTCGCCCGTCGTCGTGCGCCAGAAGGTGCACCGCACGTCACCCGTCAGCGTCGAGGACGCCATCGACGAGATGGAGCTCGCCGGCCACCCGTTCTACCTGTTCATCGACGCCGAGACGCGGCAGCCCGCCGTCGTCTACCACCGTCACGGCTGGACCTACGGCGTGATCCGCCTCGACGCCGAGGCGGCACCCACCAGCTGA